In Zingiber officinale cultivar Zhangliang chromosome 11B, Zo_v1.1, whole genome shotgun sequence, a single window of DNA contains:
- the LOC122035222 gene encoding uncharacterized protein LOC122035222 — protein sequence MLRQVSSRNHRAKGGFRAKNALQISTLVAVGIWLIYQMKYSHDHRKAYEDKLNINARQSELITSFRRKDLSPFSGKEEAKHAELKEKAREADPSEQKSQIARKVDDPEHEEHSHEAREKSFRGDDASSEVVHNTHEAERDERTREARERSFKADDASSAVDHIVPLKDSEPEIGMFVSVQEKNTSLIQFNQTLPESRAAANETLDHIHDETGVLKFHANESESQDELGLRSIENVQKDYTVIPKNSTQAQSNQTTVVDPTIVARDLQNLTAVHPLQTSTEAAKLEVPTTKNEVR from the coding sequence ATGCTGCGGCAAGTGTCCAGCAGAAACCACAGGGCCAAAGGGGGGTTTAGGGCAAAGAACGCCCTCCAGATATCCACCTTGGTTGCTGTTGGTATCTGGCTGATCTACCAGATGAAGTACTCGCATGACCACAGGAAGGCCTACGAGGACAAGCTCAATATTAATGCGAGGCAGTCTGAGCTGATCACAAGCTTTAGAAGGAAGGACCTTTCCCCTTTCTCAGGGAAAGAAGAGGCCAAGCATGCAGAACTTAAGGAGAAGGCGAGGGAAGCTGATCCTTCTGAGCAAAAGTCACAGATTGCTCGGAAAGTGGATGACCCAGAACATGAAGAGCACTCACACGAGGCTCGAGAGAAAAGCTTCCGGGGCGACGACGCCTCCAGTGAGGTAGTCCACAATACCCACGAGGCAGAACGCGATGAACGGACTCGCGAAGCGCGAGAACGGAGCTTCAAAGCCGATGACGCTTCCAGTGCTGTGGATCATATTGTTCCGCTCAAGGATTCTGAGCCTGAGATTGGAATGTTTGTTTCAGTGCAAGAGAAAAACACGAGTTTGATTCAGTTCAACCAGACTCTTCCCGAGAGCAGGGCTGCTGCAAATGAAACTCTGGATCACATTCACGATGAAACAGGGGTGCTGAAATTTCATGCAAACGAATCAGAAAGTCAAGATGAGTTAGGTTTGAGATCGATAGAGAATGTTCAGAAGGATTATACTGTAATACCGAAAAATTCAACACAAGCTCAGAGCAACCAGACAACAGTAGTTGATCCAACAATCGTTGCAAGAGATCTACAAAATCTAACCGCTGTGCATCCACTTCAAACTTCTACCGAAGCAGCTAAGTTGGAAGTTCCAACCACAAAGAATGAAGTCAGATGA